The Daucus carota subsp. sativus chromosome 9, DH1 v3.0, whole genome shotgun sequence genome window below encodes:
- the LOC108192579 gene encoding pentatricopeptide repeat-containing protein At1g56690, mitochondrial: MRLHQHRTFCSSVAFSATSQISRFARLGQIEDARKVFDEIPHKCIVSWNSIIAGYFQNNLPNEAEALFYRMPERNNVSWNGLVSGYVKNRRIKDARKVFDQMPERNVVTWTTMVRGYVEEGSIDEAETLFRQMPEKNVVSWTVMLGGLIRDNRIDEARRLFDVMPVKDVVARTNMIAGYCQEGRLVEARELFDEMPRRNVISWTTMITGYCCEGQVDIARKLFEVMPEKNEVSWTAMLMGYTRCGRMEEASDIFDAMPMKSVPSCNAMVLGFGHNGEVDKAKMVFDRMREKDDGSWSAMIKVYERQGYELEALHLFSLMQSQGIRINYPSLISILSVCACLTSLDHGKQIHAQLVKWQFDCDVYVASVLITAYMKCGDLVKGRLLFERFSSKDIVMWNSMITGYSQHGLGEEALGVFHEMMSLGIMADNVTFVGVLSACSYTGKVEEGLKLFEMMKSKYLVQPRTEHYACMVDLLGRAGRLTEAMKLVTEMPVEADAIIWGSLLGACRTHMNMDLAEVAAKKLSQIEPENAGPKILLSNLYASKGKWAEVASLRKDMRSRKVSKSPGCSWIEVEKKVHMFTGGDSTSHPQHIMISKKLEELGHLLKEAGYCPDGTFVMHDVDEEEKAHSLKLHSEKLAVAYGLLTVPVGVPIRVMKNLRVCGDCHSAIKLISKITNREIILRDANRFHHFNDGLCSCKDYW; this comes from the coding sequence ATGCGGCTTCACCAGCATCGAACGTTCTGCTCAAGTGTTGCATTTTCAGCAACCTCTCAAATTTCTCGCTTTGCACGTCTAGGCCAAATTGAAGATGCACGCaaagtgtttgatgaaattcCTCATAAGTGTATTGTTTCGTGGAACTCAATAATTGCTGGGTATTTCCAAAACAACCTCCCAAATGAAGCTGAGGCACTGTTCTATAGAATGcctgagagaaacaatgtttcTTGGAACGGTTTGGTATCTGGGTATGTAAAGAATAGGAGGATAAAAGATGCTCGTAAGGTGTTTGATCAAATGCCTGAGAGAAATGTGGTGACTTGGACTACAATGGTAAGAGGGTATGTTGAAGAAGGGTCGATTGATGAGGCTGAAACACTTTTTAGACAAATGCCTGAGAAGAATGTTGTTTCTTGGACTGTGATGTTAGGTGGTTTGATTCGAGATAATCGAATAGATGAGGCTAGGAGATTGTTTGATGTGATGCCGGTGAAAGATGTTGTTGCTAGGACTAATATGATTGCTGGGTATTGCCAGGAAGGTCGGTTGGTTGAAGCGCGTGAACTTTTTGATGAAATGCCACGTAGGAATGTGATTTCTTGGACTACTATGATTACGGGATACTGTTGTGAGGGGCAGGTGGATATTGCAAGGAAGCTTTTTGAAGTCATGCCTGAGAAAAATGAGGTGTCATGGACAGCTATGTTGATGGGCTATACTCGGTGTGGACGGATGGAGGAGGCCTCAGATATTTTCGATGCAATGCCTATGAAGTCTGTTCCGTCTTGTAATGCAATGGTACTTGGCTTTGGCCACAATGGGGAAGTTGATAAAGCAAAGATGGTCTTTGATCGAATGAGAGAGAAGGATGATGGATCATGGAGTGCGATGATTAAAGTTTACGAACGACAAGGATATGAATTAGAAGCACttcatttattttctttaatgcAAAGTCAAGGAATTAGGATAAATTACCCTTCTTTAATCAGTATCCTTTCGGTATGTGCTTGTTTGACAAGTCTTGATCATGGTAAACAAATTCATGCTCAGTTGGTCAAGTGGCAATTTGACTGTGATGTGTATGTTGCCTCAGTTCTAATTACAGCATATATGAAATGTGGTGATCTTGTCAAAGGAAGATTATTGTTCGAAAGATTTTCCTCAAAAGACATAGTTATGTGGAATTCAATGATTACAGGTTACTCCCAACATGGTCTAGGTGAGGAAGCTTTGGGAGTGTTTCATGAAATGATGTCTTTAGGCATCATGGCCGATAATGTTACCTTTGTCGGTGTTCTTTCAGCATGTAGCTACACGGGGAAAGTTGAAGAAGGGcttaaattatttgaaatgatGAAATCGAAGTATCTAGTACAGCCAAGAACTGAGCACTATGCTTGCATGGTTGATCTGTTAGGTCGAGCTGGACGTTTAACCGAAGCAATGAAATTAGTAACTGAGATGCCAGTAGAAGCAGATGCTATTATCTGGGGTTCTTTGCTGGGAGCATGTCGAACCCATATGAATATGGATTTGGCCGAGGTCGCAGCAAAGAAACTTTCTCAAATTGAACCTGAAAATGCTGGACCTAAGATCTTGCTGTCAAATTTATATGCATCAAAAGGTAAGTGGGCTGAGGTAGCGTCCCTGAGGAAAGACATGAGATCGAGGAAGGTTAGCAAATCACCTGGATGTAGTTGGATTGAAGTAGAGAAGAAAGTCCATATGTTTACTGGGGGAGATAGCACATCCCACCCTCAGCATATTATGATTTCCAAAAAGTTGGAGGAATTAGGTCATCTGTTAAAAGAAGCAGGATATTGTCCTGATGGTACCTTTGTGATGCACGACGTTGATGAAGAAGAAAAGGCACATAGCTTGAAGCTTCACAGTGAGAAGTTGGCTGTGGCATATGGACTTTTGACTGTCCCTGTAGGCGTGCCTATACGAGTAATGAAGAACCTTCGAGTTTGTGGAGACTGCCATTCTGCTATCAAATTGATATCCAAAATCACCAACCGAGAAATAATCTTAAGAGATGCTAATAGATTCCATCATTTTAATGATGGATTGTGTTCTTGCAAAGATTATTGGTGA